One Proteinivorax tanatarense DNA segment encodes these proteins:
- the argS gene encoding arginine--tRNA ligase, whose protein sequence is MKVSMDSYKKKMALILSKYLDLEVEKLFATIETPNKKGFGDLAFPTFILAKELKKAPPLIAKEIVESIKELPDEFLKVENIGPYVNFYLNNTYLIKRTVEDVISKGEDYGSEDVGKGKTVVIDFSAPNIAKPFGIGHLRSTVIGNSIYKIHEFFGYEVVGINHIGDWGTQFGKVIVAYDKWGDSDKLEKDPVKYLYNLYVKFHEEADKEPQLEEEARVVFKELEDGNEDRVEKWKLFKELSLTEYNRIYDKLNVKFDSFKGEQFYNDKMTETIETLISKGITEISKGALIINLDMFDIPPVLLRKKDGATLYATRDLCAAIYRKETYDFDKMLYVVGAEQSLHFKQLFKALAIAGFDWHKDCEHVPFGLFRFKENKMSTRKGNLIFLDEVLTKAEQLTKKIIEEKNPALNNKEEVARQVGIGAIIFGDLSNDRVKDIVFDWDKILDFNGETAPYVQYSHARICSILRKYCGNLEDDDWNPSLMKSEYEFDLAKRIANFNGVINDALAEYKPSTIARYLLDLAKEFNRFYHNCPVLKEENGSLKIARLKLIQATGQVLRNGLALMGIEAPEEM, encoded by the coding sequence ATGAAAGTTAGCATGGATAGTTATAAAAAGAAAATGGCACTTATATTAAGTAAATATTTGGATTTAGAGGTAGAAAAATTATTTGCAACCATTGAGACTCCTAATAAAAAAGGCTTTGGAGATTTAGCATTTCCTACTTTTATCCTAGCAAAAGAACTTAAAAAAGCTCCCCCCCTGATTGCTAAGGAAATTGTTGAATCTATAAAAGAATTACCAGATGAATTTTTAAAAGTAGAAAACATAGGCCCCTATGTCAACTTTTATCTTAATAATACTTACTTAATAAAAAGGACGGTGGAAGATGTAATTTCCAAGGGAGAGGACTATGGTAGTGAGGATGTGGGAAAAGGAAAGACTGTTGTAATTGACTTTTCAGCCCCTAATATTGCTAAACCATTTGGCATAGGCCATCTGCGCTCTACAGTTATAGGTAATAGTATATATAAGATTCATGAGTTTTTTGGGTATGAAGTTGTTGGTATAAATCATATAGGGGACTGGGGGACTCAGTTTGGAAAGGTTATAGTAGCTTATGACAAATGGGGGGATTCTGATAAGCTAGAGAAAGACCCAGTTAAATACTTATATAATCTATATGTAAAGTTTCATGAAGAAGCTGATAAGGAGCCTCAATTGGAAGAAGAGGCTAGGGTAGTTTTTAAAGAATTGGAAGATGGCAATGAAGACAGGGTTGAAAAGTGGAAGCTTTTTAAAGAGCTGAGCCTTACAGAGTATAATAGAATTTATGATAAATTAAATGTGAAATTTGATAGTTTTAAAGGCGAACAGTTTTATAATGATAAAATGACTGAAACGATAGAAACACTAATTAGTAAAGGCATTACAGAAATAAGTAAAGGTGCTTTAATTATTAATTTGGATATGTTTGATATTCCGCCGGTTTTGCTTAGAAAAAAAGATGGTGCCACCTTATATGCAACTAGAGATCTATGTGCTGCTATCTATCGCAAAGAAACATATGACTTTGATAAAATGCTTTATGTAGTCGGTGCAGAGCAGTCTCTTCACTTTAAACAGCTTTTTAAAGCGTTAGCGATTGCTGGGTTTGATTGGCACAAAGATTGTGAACACGTACCTTTTGGGTTGTTTAGATTTAAGGAAAATAAAATGTCTACAAGAAAAGGTAACCTAATTTTTTTAGACGAAGTTTTGACTAAAGCTGAACAACTTACAAAAAAGATTATCGAGGAGAAAAATCCTGCCCTTAATAATAAAGAAGAAGTAGCTAGACAAGTTGGGATAGGAGCTATAATTTTTGGTGATCTAAGTAATGATCGAGTAAAAGATATAGTCTTTGATTGGGATAAAATACTGGATTTCAATGGAGAAACAGCACCATATGTTCAGTATTCACATGCTAGGATTTGTAGCATATTAAGAAAATATTGTGGAAACCTTGAAGATGATGATTGGAATCCTTCTTTAATGAAATCAGAGTATGAGTTTGATTTAGCAAAACGCATAGCAAATTTTAATGGAGTTATAAATGATGCTTTAGCAGAGTATAAACCTTCTACTATAGCCAGGTACTTACTTGATTTAGCAAAAGAGTTTAATAGATTTTACCATAATTGTCCTGTGCTAAAAGAAGAAAATGGTTCTTTAAAAATTGCTCGTTTAAAACTTATACAAGCAACTGGACAGGTGTTAAGAAATGGACTAGCCCTTATGGGAATAGAGGCACCAGAGGAAATGTAA